The nucleotide window CGGCCCCGGCATTACGGCTGAGGCGGCGGCCAGGCGTCATGACCTCATCTTTCTTGGGACAAAGGGGCCGAAGAGTGTCCTGCAACGGCTGCGTCGTGGGACCGTCGACCATGTGGTGCGGAAGAGCCCCTGCGACCTGATGCTCTTCCGTCCGGCCGCTTAAGATCGGACGCAGGCGGGGGATGGGCGACCATGCAGATTCACCGTCTGACGGTCGAAGAGGCGCTGAAGGCCCTCGGAACTAGCGACCAGGGGTTGAGCGAGGCCGAGGCGGAGAGACGACTCCACGAATTCGGCCTCAACGAACTTCAGGCCGCCGAACGTATCCCGGTCTTCGCCATGCTGACGCGCCAGTGTACGCACTTTCTGGCCCTCCTGCTGTGGGCGGCGGCGGCGCTGGCGTTTATTGCGGATTGGATGAAGCCGGGCGAGGGGATGGATCTGCTCGCCTGGGCCATCATCGGGGTCATCGGCGTCAACGCCCTCTTTTCCTTCGTTCAGGAATACAAGGCGGAGCGGGCGATCATCGCCTTGAAGCGCCTCCTGCCGATGCGCGTCAAGATCGTTCGGGCCGGCGGGATCAGGGAGGTCACGGCATCCGACCTTGCGCCGGGTGATCTCGTGATCCTGGCCGAGGGGGATCGGGTCCCGGCCGATGGGCGGGTGATCGCCGCGGTTCAATTCCGGGTCGACAATGCGCCGCTTACGGGCGAATCGATCGCCAAGAGTCGTACATCCGACGCCGCAACGGCCAAGTCGCTCGTTGAGAGCCCGAATGTCGTCTTCGCCGGCACGACGGTCCTCTCAGGGACGGCGAGGGCGGTCGTCTTCGCCACCGGGATGAACACCGAGTTCGGCAAGATCGCCCACCTGACGTCGGGGATCGAGGCCGAGCTGAGTCCGCTGCAGCAGGAGATCCGAAAGGTGACCCGGCTGATCGCGGCGATCTCCATCGGCATCGGCTTCGCCTTCTTTGGACTCGGGGTCCTGATCGGTCGGAGCTTCTGGGAGAATTTCGTCTTTGCAGTGGGACTTCTGGTCGCGAACGTCCCGGAGGGTCTGCTTCCGACAGTCACCCTTGCATTGGCAGTCGGCGCGCAACGGATGGCCAAACGAAAGGCGCTCATGAGGAATCTGGCCTCGGTGGAGACGCTGGGATGCGCCACCGTGATCTGCACCGATAAGACCGGGACGCTTACGGAGAATCGGATGGCGGTGACCCGTCTGTATATCGACGGCCGCGAGTTTCGCGTATCGGGACGTGCTGTCACTACCGAGACAGGCACGGCGGTGGCCCCTGATCTCCTGCAGCAGTGGGCGCCGCTCTTCGCCATCGCCGTCGGGTGCAACAATGCGGGTCGCCGTCACGATCCGAACGGTTCGGGAACGACCTGTGTCGGCGATCCGACAGAGATTGCCCTGCTCCAGTTCGCGGATGCGGTGCTGCCGAACGGACCCAGCGTGTCGCCTCGAGTAGGGGAGTGCCCGTTTGATGCCGACCGGCGGCGGATGGCCACGATTCATGCGACAGCGTCCGGCGGACAGGTTGTCTATGTCAAGGGCGCTCCGGAGGCGGTTCTGCCGATCTGCCGCTCTCTCTATCGCGATGGGCGCACGGTCCCTCTTGGGGAGGCCGAGCGTCGGGCAATCGTGGACCGGCTGAATGTCTTCGGGGGCTCGGCCCTGCGGGTCCTGGCCCTGGCGTACCGGGAGTTGCCGACAGGGGCGCGGCTAGCGTTGATGGAAGAGGCGGAGCAGGACCTGACCTTTGTCGGTCTGGCGGCCATGCTTGATCCGCCGCGACCGGAGGTCCCGGAGGCGGTCGCCCGCTGCAGGCAGGCCGGGATCAGGCCGATCATGATCACCGGCGACAACAGCCGCACCGCCCTGGCGATCGCGCGGACTATCGGGATGGTACGAAACGAAAAGGCGCCGGTCCTCGAGGGGAGTCGGATCGAACAGATGCCGGATGAGGAGTTGAAGACCGCCCTTGCCGGTCCGGAGATCGTCTTTGCGCGGATGACCCCCACGCAGAAGATGCGGGTCGTGACGCTGCTCAAGGAAATGGGAGAGGTGGTCGCGGTGACAGGCGACGGCGTCAACGACGCGCCGGCCCTGAAGAAGGCCGATATCGGGATCGCCATGGGGATCGTCGGGACGGATGTGGCGAAGGAGGCGGCCGACATTGTCCTGCTCGACGACAACTTCGCCACCATCGTGAACGCCGTCGAAGAGGGGCGGGCGGTCTATGAGAACCTCCGGAAATTCGTCACCTATATCCTGGCCAGCAACATTCCGGAGATCGTGCCCTATCTGGCCTCGGTCCTGTTTCGGATTCCGCTTCTGCTGACGATCGTGCAGATCCTGGCTGTCGACCTGGGCACCGATATGCTGCCGGCCTTAGGCCTTGGGGCCGAACCGCCGGACGCCAACACGATGAATCGACCGCCGAGATCCAGGGACGAGCGCCTGCTGAATCTGCCGGTACTGGCTCGAGCGTACCTGTTCCTCGGACCGATGGAGGCAGGGGCAGCCATGACCGCCGGACTCTGGTATCTCAGTCGTAGTGGTTGGGCGTGGGATATTGACCTGGCGGCGACGAGCCCGCTCTACAGACAGGCGACGACGGTGGCGTTCGCCGCGATTGTCATTTGCCAGGTGGCGAACGTCTACGCCTGCCGGAGTCGGAGGGCATCGGTTTTTTCTGTCGGTCTGTTTACCAATCGACTGATCGTGTGGGGTATTGCGGTCGAGCTGGCTATTCTGGGCCTGATCGTCTATAGCCCGATCGGGCATCGGATCTTCGGGACCGATGCCTTTTCCGGAGAGTTCTGGTGGCTATTGATCGGCTGTGCGATACTGTTGGTGGTTGTAGAAGAGACACGAAAGGG belongs to Candidatus Methylomirabilota bacterium and includes:
- a CDS encoding ATPase — encoded protein: MQIHRLTVEEALKALGTSDQGLSEAEAERRLHEFGLNELQAAERIPVFAMLTRQCTHFLALLLWAAAALAFIADWMKPGEGMDLLAWAIIGVIGVNALFSFVQEYKAERAIIALKRLLPMRVKIVRAGGIREVTASDLAPGDLVILAEGDRVPADGRVIAAVQFRVDNAPLTGESIAKSRTSDAATAKSLVESPNVVFAGTTVLSGTARAVVFATGMNTEFGKIAHLTSGIEAELSPLQQEIRKVTRLIAAISIGIGFAFFGLGVLIGRSFWENFVFAVGLLVANVPEGLLPTVTLALAVGAQRMAKRKALMRNLASVETLGCATVICTDKTGTLTENRMAVTRLYIDGREFRVSGRAVTTETGTAVAPDLLQQWAPLFAIAVGCNNAGRRHDPNGSGTTCVGDPTEIALLQFADAVLPNGPSVSPRVGECPFDADRRRMATIHATASGGQVVYVKGAPEAVLPICRSLYRDGRTVPLGEAERRAIVDRLNVFGGSALRVLALAYRELPTGARLALMEEAEQDLTFVGLAAMLDPPRPEVPEAVARCRQAGIRPIMITGDNSRTALAIARTIGMVRNEKAPVLEGSRIEQMPDEELKTALAGPEIVFARMTPTQKMRVVTLLKEMGEVVAVTGDGVNDAPALKKADIGIAMGIVGTDVAKEAADIVLLDDNFATIVNAVEEGRAVYENLRKFVTYILASNIPEIVPYLASVLFRIPLLLTIVQILAVDLGTDMLPALGLGAEPPDANTMNRPPRSRDERLLNLPVLARAYLFLGPMEAGAAMTAGLWYLSRSGWAWDIDLAATSPLYRQATTVAFAAIVICQVANVYACRSRRASVFSVGLFTNRLIVWGIAVELAILGLIVYSPIGHRIFGTDAFSGEFWWLLIGCAILLVVVEETRKGIVRYREPGRRLRYREGTA